A stretch of DNA from Fusobacterium mortiferum ATCC 9817:
ATTAAATTTTACTCCAGTAGAATCTTCAATCTCCTCTTTAGCATATTCTGTAAAGAGATTGATGAGAGTATCATCTTCATCAGAATCAACTCTCAAATATTCTTTTATATTCTCTAAAGTTAATACTCTCATATTACTCCTTTTAATTATTCAATAGGTGCTGTATCATATTGTAAAAATACAATAGCTTTTTCATCAAATTTTTGAACATCCATTCTTAATAAACCTCTTACTTTTGTTGAATTAGTTTCAAAAGCTCCAGCTCCTATATTTGTAGAATCAACAGTTAAAAGTTGTCTATCAAATAGAGTAATTGCTCTTTTGAAATCTCCAATTATTACAGGAGCTTTAGTAGTATCATTTGCTAATACTTTATCTGGATATACTTTTACTGGTCTACCTTTCAATAATTTTTGAGTAGGTTTAGTAGGGTCTGGTTGTAATAAATAGTTCCCATCTGTATCTTTCATCTTATCTAATTCATTAAATCCTGTTTGGTTAGTAACTACAATAGCATTAGCTGAGATAGCTGGGTCTAATGTCTTATTAAGAACTGTTTTTATATCATCAATTCCTTTCATTGCTGTTTTACTAAAGGTACTTAATGAATCCCCTATTAATTTATTTTCAGTAGCTACTTTTTTCTTAGCAAACCATTTACTTACATGATATAGTAAATTTCCTTTATTATCTTTTAATAAATTATTAGGAATAGGTAAAATACCACCATAAGTTTTACAAGAGTAAGGAATTGCTTTAAAATCTCCATTTTCAATATCTGAAATTTTTGAACCTTCAGTGACTTCAGCAAAAGGAGTATATTCTCCATCAACTTCTATAACTCTTGTTCCAGTAAGAGTAGATACAGGTTCTACATATACTAAATCTCTAAGAGAACTATAATCTCTAGCTAATTCTATTACTTGTGTTTCTTGGTCTTTTGGAATTAATAGTCCACCATCAGCATCTGCAGTAGATGATAGAGCTGCTTGTATTGTCATTTTTTCATCTAATGAAGCATTCCCTTTTAAAAAGCTAACAAAGGCATTTTCGTAAGCTTGCGAATCTATCCCATTAGATATATTTTTATTATCTAATACAGTTCCTTTTAAATTAGCTTGAATTTCTCCTTCTTCTTTTAAAGCTAGGTTTAATTTTGCTTCTAAAGTTTCAATATTTAAAGTTGTTGCATTGATTTCATCTATTGTTGATGTTCCACTAGCTAGTACTTTTCTTGCATTTTCTTTAGCTGCTCTTAAATCTTCTTTTATTAAATCTGACCTTTTCATTCAATCAATCCTCCATTTTTAATCTTAATTTTAACTTTGCTTTTTCTAGTTCAATTCTTTTTAATTCTTCTTTATTTTCACTTTGACTTTTTTCAATTTTATTTAACTTTGCTTTAAATATTTCTGGCATCTTATCATTTGGAGTTAATCCATCAAGACAAGCAGCTGTTCTATTTTCTCCATCTACAACTATATCAAAATAATTTTGAGCCTCTATCCCAGTCAACCAAGTTTCATTATCCATTAATTCTAATATTTTTTCATTACTTATATCAGTTAATGCTTTTGTCTTATAAATATCAGCCATATTTATATCCATTTTTTCTAACATAGAAATTGTTTCTAATAAATCATTTTTATT
This window harbors:
- a CDS encoding phage major capsid protein — protein: MKRSDLIKEDLRAAKENARKVLASGTSTIDEINATTLNIETLEAKLNLALKEEGEIQANLKGTVLDNKNISNGIDSQAYENAFVSFLKGNASLDEKMTIQAALSSTADADGGLLIPKDQETQVIELARDYSSLRDLVYVEPVSTLTGTRVIEVDGEYTPFAEVTEGSKISDIENGDFKAIPYSCKTYGGILPIPNNLLKDNKGNLLYHVSKWFAKKKVATENKLIGDSLSTFSKTAMKGIDDIKTVLNKTLDPAISANAIVVTNQTGFNELDKMKDTDGNYLLQPDPTKPTQKLLKGRPVKVYPDKVLANDTTKAPVIIGDFKRAITLFDRQLLTVDSTNIGAGAFETNSTKVRGLLRMDVQKFDEKAIVFLQYDTAPIE